From Lolium perenne isolate Kyuss_39 chromosome 5, Kyuss_2.0, whole genome shotgun sequence, a single genomic window includes:
- the LOC127326333 gene encoding malate dehydrogenase, glyoxysomal translates to MEQGGADAAARRMGRLASHLLPPTSQMEEVSILRGSNCRAKGAAPGFKVAVLGASGGIGQPLSLLMKMNPLVSVLHLYDVVNTPGVTADISHMNTRAVVRGFVGQPQLENALTGMDLVIIPAGIPRKPGMTRDDLFNINAGIVRTLCEGIAKCCPNAIVNIISNPVNSTVPIAAEVFKKAGTYNPKRLLGVTTLDVVRANTFVGEVLGLDPRDVNVPVVGGHAGVTILPLLSQVSPPCSFTPEEISYLTSRIQNGGTEVVEAKAGAGSATLSMAYAAAKFADACLRGLHGDAGIVECSYVDSQVTELPFFASKVRLGRSGVEEILPLGPLNEFERAGLEKAKKELSESIQKGVSFVNK, encoded by the exons ATGGAGCAAGGCGGCGCCGACGCTGCGGCGAGGCGGATGGGCAGGCTCGCGTCCCACCTCCTCCCGCCCACCTCCCAG ATGGAGGAGGTCTCCATCCTGAGGGGCTCGAATTGCCGTGCAAAGGGTGCGGCGCCAGGATTCAAGGTTGCAGTCCTGGGTGCTTCTGGTGGGATTGGTCAGCCACTCTCGCTGCTTATGAAGATGAACCCGCTTGTTTCGGTTCTCCATTTGTATGATGTTGTCAACACGCCTGGTGTCACGGCTGACATTAGCCACATGAACACCCGTGCTGTG GTGCGTGGTTTCGTGGGCCAGCCGCAATTGGAAAATGCTCTTACTGGAATGGATCTTGTGATCATTCCTGCTGGCATCCCTCGGAAGCCTGGGATGACAAGGGATGATTTGTTCAACATCAATGCTGGAATTGTCCGGACTCTGTGCGAGGGTATTGCAAAATGCTGCCCAAATGCAATCGTGAATATTATCAGTAACCCTGTCAATTCTACCGTACCAATTGCTGCTGAAGTATTTAAAAAAGCTGGGACATACAATCCTAAGAGATTGTTGGGGGTGACAACACTTGATGTAGTGAGAGCCAATACTTTTGTG GGTGAGGTTCTTGGACTTGACCCCAGAGATGTCAATGTTCCTGTTGTTGGCGGGCATGCCGGAGTTACGATATTACCACTCCTTTCGCAG GTTAGTCCTCCCTGCTCGTTCACCCCTGAGGAAATTAGTTATCTCACCTCACGCATACAGAATGGTGGGACAGAAGTTGTGGAG GCGAAAGCAGGAGCAGGATCGGCAACTCTTTCTATG GCGTATGCGGCAGCTAAATTTGCAGATGCTTGCTTGAGAGGATTGCATGGTGATGCTGGGATAGTGGAGTGCTCTTATGTGGATTCTCAG GTGACGGAACTGCCTTTCTTTGCATCCAAAGTTCGCCTAGGTCGTTCTGGCGTCGAGGAGATCTTGCCACTTGGTCCACTGAACGAGTTTGAAAG AGCTGGACTGGAGAAGGCGAAGAAGGAGCTATCCGAGAGCATCCAGAAGGGTGTGTCATTCGTCAACAAGTGA
- the LOC127326332 gene encoding uncharacterized protein: MDDFMQWAMNSLDQQQHHAVAPPAYGGTGGYGDGGGSSAGAGAGAGPGPAAFPSLQALRRQSTAAGDGFRADLTVQVDQHRASNSWSASSCDSPCAAAMDYDATAAAAAGWSSHTASARTSRPMSWNFSAASAQTTEASLPSPAAAAARGGHSTPTAGRRAGGLLAATASHGQGAGGGGGTAASSSASASAGGPVQDHIIAERRRREKINQRFIELSTVIPGLKKMDKATILGDAVKYVRELQEKVKTLEDGDSAAATTTNIVRSAVLVNKKKPCLGQAGGGDDVGEQSHGGGGDGGLPEIEVRVSDEKSVLVLIHCKNARGLVVRVLAEVEALRLAITHTSVMPFPAATAIITITAKVEAGFNSTVDDIVRRLNSALHQHYGANSDQNTAKGEC, encoded by the exons ATGGACGACTTCATGCAGTGGGCGATGAACTCGCTGGACCAGCAGCAGCACCACGCCGTCGCTCCTCCGGCGTACGGCGGTACTGGTGGctatggcgacggcggcggcagcaGTGCTGGTGCTGGTGCTGGTGCTGGTCCTGGCCCAGCAGCCTTCCCCTCGCTGCAGGCGCTGCGGCGCCAATCGACCGCTGCAGGCGACGGCTTCCGAGCGGACTTGACGGTGCAAGTGGACCAGCACCGAGCGAGCAACAGCTGGAGCGCTAGCTCATGCGACAGCCCTTGCGCCGCCGCCATGGACTACGATGcgacggccgccgccgccgccggatggTCATCGCACACGGCCAGCGCCAGGACCAGCAGACCCATGAGCTGGAACTTCAGTGCCGCGTCCGCACAGACGACTGAAGCCTCGCTGCCGagtccggccgccgccgccgcaagaGGAGGCCACAGTACGCCCACCGCAGGGAGGCGTGCTGGGGGACTACTAGCAGCTACGGCGTCCCACGGACAGGGAGCAGGTGGTGGAGGAGGCACGGCGGCGTCTTCGTCGGCGTCGGCATCTGCCGGCGGGCCCGTGCAGGACCACATCATCGCCGAGCGCCGCCGCAGGGAGAAGATCAACCAGCGCTTCATCGAGCTCTCCACCGTCATCCCCGGCCTCAAgaag ATGGACAAGGCCACAATTCTTGGGGACGCAGTGAAGTATGTGAGGGAGCTGCAGGAGAAGGTGAAGACGCTCGAGGACGGCGACAGCGCCGCCGCAACCACCACCAACATCGTCCGCTCCGCCGTGCTCGTCAACAAGAAGAAGCCATGCCTGGGCCAAGCCGGCGGAGGTGACGACGTCGGCGAGCAGAGCCAcggcggcggtggagatggtgggTTGCCGGAGATCGAGGTGAGGGTGTCGGACGAGAAGAGCGTGCTGGTCCTGATCCACTGCAAGAACGCCAGGGGTTTGGTGGTGAGGGTgctggcggaggtggaggcgcttCGGCTCGCCATCACGCACACCAGTGTCATGCCGTTCCCGGCCGCCACggccatcatcaccatcaccgcaaag GTGGAAGCGGGGTTCAACTCGACAGTGGATGATATTGTGAGGAGGCTCAACTCGGCGCTGCACCAACATTACGGTGCCAATTCTGATCAAAACACTGCAAAAGGAGAATGCTAA